From Patescibacteria group bacterium, a single genomic window includes:
- a CDS encoding carbon-nitrogen hydrolase family protein — MKIALVQMPSAKGEIKINSERMSDYISFAAKAKADVAVFPEMSLTGYFTENNYIDTCLELESKPVKKVVGASKDIAILFGIGEKDNSGYHITQIFAQNGKIVGVYRKHNVQSGEEKIFSSGVESPIFDLGGVRFGITICADIDLPELYKEYATKGCKVVFECASPDLYGDRENRNWEKGYLWWKNNCITKIGNYARENKINIAVATQSGRNMDDDFPGGGYLFSTEGKIIAETKDYQQEVLFCRLP, encoded by the coding sequence ATGAAAATAGCTTTGGTTCAAATGCCCTCAGCAAAGGGTGAAATCAAAATTAATTCGGAGAGAATGTCCGATTATATTTCTTTTGCAGCAAAAGCAAAGGCGGATGTAGCCGTGTTCCCGGAAATGAGTCTAACGGGTTATTTTACAGAAAATAATTATATCGATACATGTCTGGAATTAGAGAGCAAACCTGTAAAGAAAGTTGTTGGAGCAAGCAAGGATATTGCAATTTTGTTTGGAATAGGAGAAAAAGACAATTCCGGATATCACATTACCCAAATTTTTGCTCAAAATGGGAAAATCGTAGGTGTTTACCGTAAGCATAATGTCCAAAGCGGAGAGGAGAAGATTTTTTCTTCTGGAGTTGAATCACCAATTTTTGATTTGGGTGGAGTAAGGTTCGGCATTACAATTTGTGCTGATATTGATTTGCCAGAATTATATAAAGAATATGCAACCAAGGGTTGCAAAGTAGTGTTTGAGTGCGCATCTCCTGATTTGTATGGCGATCGAGAAAATCGTAACTGGGAGAAGGGCTATTTGTGGTGGAAAAATAATTGCATTACAAAAATTGGAAATTATGCCAGAGAAAATAAAATCAATATTGCTGTCGCGACTCAGTCTGGACGAAATATGGATGATGATTTTCCGGGAGGTGGTTACTTATTTTCAACGGAGGGAAAAATAATTGCAGAAACGAAAGATTACCAACAAGAAGTACTTTTTTGTCGCCTACCATAG
- a CDS encoding NUDIX domain-containing protein, with product MNFRITQRACGIILKDNKILLFRRIKDGEEYFSFPGGGVEEGESLEQTAKRELKEELGIDAETGKLLFEGYVEKNGNDIGRTSYFFLIDKFSGKPKLNEPRKMLTDSNNQYYIHWMDFDDISKTPNLYPTFAKEKLVKYLTNKQ from the coding sequence ATGAATTTTAGGATAACCCAAAGAGCGTGCGGGATTATATTGAAAGATAATAAAATTCTCCTGTTTCGTAGGATCAAGGATGGAGAAGAATATTTTAGCTTTCCCGGCGGTGGAGTCGAGGAAGGAGAAAGTCTCGAGCAAACAGCGAAGCGCGAATTGAAAGAAGAACTCGGTATTGATGCTGAAACTGGAAAACTTTTGTTTGAGGGATATGTTGAAAAGAATGGAAATGATATTGGTAGAACCAGCTACTTTTTCTTGATTGATAAATTCAGCGGAAAACCGAAACTCAACGAACCGCGAAAAATGTTGACTGATTCAAATAATCAATACTATATTCACTGGATGGATTTCGACGACATTTCAAAAACCCCAAATCTTTATCCAACATTTGCAAAAGAAAAACTTGTTAAATATTTAACGAATAAACAATGA
- a CDS encoding methyltransferase domain-containing protein, with protein sequence MKAKRNNDAFGRQIWDCFNGKDNVLLIERDDGLTEVSAGNFYFIKSEQWSKNEIIAVGFAKGKILDIGCGPGRHALYLQEKGLDVTAMDPSPLAIRVCKMQGIKKSLIGQIENINDSLDLKYDTFLLMGNNLGLLQNQIKAPEILRRLHGAGSDNAIIIAESSNPDKIYDPAYRSYFNCNLKKGKLSGEVKLRVRYDDITGPWFEYLYLSPSELEQLIRPTGWKILKIFENNSPQYFVILGKC encoded by the coding sequence ATGAAGGCAAAAAGAAATAATGATGCCTTTGGGAGACAGATTTGGGATTGTTTTAATGGCAAAGACAATGTTCTCCTAATCGAAAGAGATGATGGCTTAACGGAAGTATCTGCGGGAAATTTTTATTTTATAAAATCAGAACAATGGAGCAAAAATGAGATTATTGCAGTTGGCTTTGCCAAAGGTAAGATTTTAGATATTGGGTGTGGACCAGGTAGACACGCCCTGTACTTACAAGAAAAAGGATTAGACGTCACAGCTATGGACCCTTCTCCGCTCGCTATCAGGGTGTGCAAGATGCAAGGTATAAAGAAATCATTAATCGGTCAAATTGAGAACATAAATGATTCGTTAGATTTGAAGTATGACACCTTTTTGTTAATGGGTAATAACTTGGGCCTATTGCAAAATCAAATAAAAGCCCCTGAAATTCTTAGACGACTCCATGGTGCTGGAAGTGACAATGCTATTATTATTGCCGAGAGTTCAAATCCGGACAAGATTTATGATCCAGCCTATCGATCATATTTTAATTGTAACCTAAAAAAGGGCAAACTTTCCGGAGAGGTAAAATTGAGAGTACGATATGATGACATCACGGGTCCCTGGTTTGAATATCTCTATCTGTCACCGAGTGAATTAGAGCAACTAATTCGCCCGACGGGTTGGAAAATACTTAAAATTTTCGAAAATAATTCTCCTCAATATTTTGTAATTCTGGGAAAATGCTGA
- a CDS encoding histone deacetylase family protein: MVEGKFYFSHEHEQHTGFTDSEGNDWDVPGRLEKIVSWIARRYGENYLNVLQEINESDFIDIIRRVHEAEMIEELKQTSLRAKDGEALITSFDSDKETSVTPVSRHTYKSALAAVKCSLSAAEMLKSSRSNLAVALSRPPGHHAGKNYYHGFCYMNNIAVAAESLKEDGERVAILDIDAHHGDGTQQIFQDDSSVFYSSLHADPNLVLPHTGKSDEIGNDGSILNLPYSIGISTEEYLTLLNFSLKHIQMFDPQYLLISAGFDTHKREFESMGLPPVTQLDSPDYEEIGRMIGSLSLPTGVVLEGGYNQTALSEALMNFTIGLENSLKTKPCFDFFALK, from the coding sequence ATGGTAGAAGGAAAATTTTATTTTTCACATGAACATGAGCAGCATACAGGCTTTACAGACAGTGAAGGAAATGATTGGGATGTACCTGGGCGGCTGGAGAAAATTGTCTCATGGATTGCCAGAAGGTATGGAGAAAATTATTTAAATGTTCTGCAAGAAATAAACGAGTCTGATTTTATTGATATAATTCGGCGGGTTCACGAAGCCGAAATGATAGAGGAACTGAAACAAACTAGCCTAAGAGCAAAGGATGGCGAAGCCCTAATTACGTCATTTGACTCAGATAAGGAAACGAGCGTTACTCCTGTTTCGAGACATACATATAAAAGCGCACTTGCTGCGGTAAAATGCTCTCTTTCAGCAGCCGAAATGTTGAAAAGCTCTCGGTCAAACCTTGCTGTCGCCTTATCACGCCCTCCAGGACATCACGCTGGGAAAAATTATTATCATGGTTTTTGTTACATGAACAATATTGCTGTCGCAGCCGAATCTTTAAAAGAGGATGGAGAAAGAGTAGCAATTCTGGATATTGACGCTCATCATGGCGACGGAACTCAACAAATCTTCCAAGATGACTCAAGCGTATTTTACTCTTCGCTTCACGCTGATCCAAATCTGGTGCTTCCGCATACCGGAAAGTCTGACGAGATCGGTAATGACGGAAGTATTTTGAATCTCCCTTATTCAATTGGTATCTCGACAGAAGAATATTTGACCTTGCTGAATTTTTCGCTTAAACATATCCAAATGTTTGACCCGCAATATCTGTTAATATCGGCTGGATTTGATACCCACAAACGCGAATTTGAATCGATGGGCTTGCCACCAGTTACGCAGCTTGATTCACCCGACTACGAGGAGATAGGGCGGATGATTGGATCATTGTCTTTGCCAACTGGGGTGGTTCTTGAAGGGGGTTACAACCAAACTGCGTTGAGCGAAGCTTTGATGAATTTTACTATTGGCCTGGAGAACAGCTTAAAAACCAAGCCATGCTTTGACTTTTTTGCTCTAAAGTGA